A stretch of Bacteroidales bacterium DNA encodes these proteins:
- a CDS encoding sensor histidine kinase KdpD, which yields MAGKENNVQHFLDLIKRSRRGKLKIYIGMIAGVGKTCRMLQETHSLLKKGVDIRLGYIETHGRAETIAMLAGLPVIPRRKLFYKGRELEEMDVQAIISTRPEIVVIDELAHSNIKGSKNEKRWQDVLEILEAGISVISAVNIQHIESLNEDVKMITGIEVNERIPDSIIALADEVVNIDLSADDLIHRLQEGNIYEKDKIEAALANFFKPEHILQLRELALKEVASQVERKVDVEVLKNSGLRHEKFLACISSNEKAAKNVIRKTARLASYYNAHWFVLYVQARGESPDRIPLNKQRHLINNFKLATELGAKVIQVKGNNIPHCILEQAAKFDITTVCMGKPHRLLFKIIFSRSIFNGLLKGLASYDIDLIILS from the coding sequence GCCGTATGCTGCAGGAAACGCATTCTCTCTTAAAAAAAGGGGTGGATATCAGGCTCGGGTATATTGAAACACATGGCCGCGCCGAAACCATTGCCATGCTGGCCGGACTACCGGTAATTCCACGAAGAAAACTGTTTTATAAGGGCAGGGAACTGGAAGAAATGGATGTGCAGGCAATTATAAGTACCAGGCCTGAAATCGTTGTTATTGATGAACTGGCCCATTCAAATATCAAAGGCAGCAAAAATGAAAAACGCTGGCAGGATGTCCTTGAGATTCTTGAAGCCGGGATCAGCGTCATCAGTGCCGTCAATATACAGCATATTGAAAGCCTGAATGAAGATGTAAAGATGATTACCGGTATTGAAGTGAACGAACGAATACCCGACAGTATAATTGCCCTTGCCGATGAAGTAGTGAACATTGACCTGAGTGCCGATGACCTGATCCACCGGCTGCAGGAAGGCAATATTTACGAAAAGGATAAAATTGAGGCAGCACTGGCAAATTTCTTTAAGCCTGAGCATATACTTCAGCTTCGTGAACTGGCTTTGAAAGAAGTAGCTTCGCAGGTGGAGCGGAAGGTGGATGTTGAAGTACTTAAAAACTCAGGGCTGCGGCATGAGAAATTCCTGGCGTGCATCAGCAGCAATGAAAAAGCAGCAAAGAACGTGATCCGCAAAACCGCCCGGCTGGCAAGCTACTACAATGCCCACTGGTTTGTGCTGTACGTACAGGCCCGGGGTGAAAGTCCCGACAGGATACCGCTGAACAAACAGCGCCACCTTATCAATAATTTTAAACTGGCAACCGAACTGGGCGCCAAAGTTATCCAGGTAAAGGGCAATAACATACCGCACTGTATTCTTGAACAGGCTGCGAAATTCGATATAACTACCGTGTGTATGGGAAAACCTCACAGGCTGCTGTTTAAGATCATTTTTTCAAGAAGCATATTTAACGGACTTTTAAAAGGCCTGGCGTCATATGATATTGATCTGATAATTCTCTCATAA